Proteins encoded within one genomic window of Elstera cyanobacteriorum:
- the prmC gene encoding peptide chain release factor N(5)-glutamine methyltransferase, producing MPTSPDAQALFRAATAQLTAAGVESSRLDARLLLEAAFGWKPYALTLGTPAVTAEGLARFEGMLARRLAREPVSRILGLRDFWSLPFQISPATLDPRPDSECLVQAVLDRVDRHKPLRLLDLGTGSGCLLIALLTELPAAWGLGLDRAPDAAAMAQRNAETLGVGGRSAFAVGDWTEALAGRFDVILSNPPYIPLADRDSLAPEVRCFDPALALFGGADGLDPYRRFAAGLAGFLAPGGLLALEIGWDQGAAVTALLQQQGWRDVACLPDLAGRDRVIVAYPPQTPRAVNGNP from the coding sequence TTGCCGACCTCGCCTGACGCGCAGGCGCTCTTTCGGGCGGCGACGGCACAATTGACCGCAGCGGGGGTGGAAAGCTCCCGACTTGACGCGCGCCTGCTGCTCGAAGCGGCGTTTGGCTGGAAGCCCTACGCCCTGACGCTCGGCACGCCGGCGGTAACAGCGGAGGGGCTCGCGCGCTTTGAAGGGATGTTGGCCCGGCGGTTAGCGCGCGAGCCGGTCAGCCGCATTCTGGGCCTGCGCGATTTCTGGTCCCTGCCGTTCCAAATCTCGCCGGCAACGCTCGACCCGCGCCCCGATTCGGAATGCCTTGTGCAAGCCGTCCTCGACCGGGTGGATCGGCATAAGCCCTTGCGGTTGCTCGATCTCGGCACTGGCAGCGGGTGCCTGCTGATCGCGCTCTTGACCGAACTCCCCGCTGCCTGGGGCCTTGGCCTCGACCGCGCGCCGGACGCCGCCGCCATGGCCCAGCGGAATGCCGAAACCTTGGGCGTCGGGGGCCGCAGCGCTTTTGCCGTCGGGGATTGGACCGAGGCGCTGGCCGGGCGGTTCGATGTGATCCTCTCGAACCCGCCCTATATCCCGCTGGCCGACCGTGACAGTCTGGCCCCGGAAGTGCGCTGTTTCGATCCGGCTTTGGCCCTCTTCGGTGGGGCGGATGGTCTCGATCCCTATCGGCGGTTCGCGGCGGGGCTTGCCGGGTTCCTTGCCCCCGGCGGTTTGCTGGCGCTGGAAATCGGCTGGGATCAAGGGGCCGCCGTCACGGCGCTTCTGCAACAACAGGGCTGGCGCGATGTGGCTTGCCTGCCCGATTTAGCGGGGCGCGACCGGGTTATTGTTGCATATCCGCCACAAACTCCGCGCGCCGTTAACGGTAACCCGTAA